In Lates calcarifer isolate ASB-BC8 linkage group LG23, TLL_Latcal_v3, whole genome shotgun sequence, a single genomic region encodes these proteins:
- the si:dkey-21c1.4 gene encoding LOW QUALITY PROTEIN: uncharacterized protein C17orf80 homolog (The sequence of the model RefSeq protein was modified relative to this genomic sequence to represent the inferred CDS: deleted 4 bases in 2 codons): MSSEVCPFCGKTYKRLKSHLPHCKAAGSSKTPPSEHHVKTNQTTSSSLPVAGLSEPTAKGKKATQTLSVAASPQSKKSTKVSAVSSAPPQPSSQATPSKSVNMSSPSQLLSMSSTSPPPSTKRRNRSCPNKSRWLPCPPLPPHPISPPQRYLHPTVSKPKKKSLRALIEAAKSNQVPKGSLEGTRSASGDLPSGSAPFYQILRFRTTTQTETNIIPDNTRSAPPSTGTKPKDAPKKESRRAAPSLSTINEGSARPHAQENLWVDSKEEVEDLSVNKIFSKPGSGLQSRITLQNVKATLGRAKTTSQSSGASILSQVETAKNLRSKTRIDTSHSPVAVPAENQKDVVSCLITTKSLSDQLKPKQVSLIPLKHNGSSQTKPTLPAAPLLSGSSQVSQATPPPPPVSIKEGLNVGHRMTGLGSLSPSPITQLSSPHLFPFAAQTLPARVETLRADDGSKLDCRKQNMAHNQTEGSVTQRSLGQVKLKELPEWLACRTPTRPRDVVEMVQRGWQWYYRRYIDVRKGGVGGLGMLLAGYCVLSYIWSYPHIKRDRWRKYH; encoded by the exons ATGAGCTCCG AGGTTTGCCCATTCTGTGGGAAAACTTACAAAAGGTTGAAGAGTCACCTGCCACATTGCAAAGCAGCAGGGAGCTCCAAGACACCTCCAAGCGAACATCACGTCAAGACGAATCAGACGACATCATCCTCTCTGCCGGTGGCTGGCCTCTCTGAACCAACGGCAAAGGGGAAAAAGGCCACACAGACGCTGTCGGTGGCGGCAAGTCCGCAATCAAAGAAGAGCACGAAAGTGTCTGCAGTATCATCCGCACCACCACAGCCATCATCACAAGCAACGCCTTCCAAGAGTGTGAATATGTCGTCACCATCACAGTTATTGTCCATGAGTTCTACATCGCCTCCACCATCTactaaaagaagaaacagaagctGTCCGAACAAATCAAGATGGCTGCCATGCCCTCCTCTGCCACCCCATCCCATATCTCCTCCCCAGCGCTATCTCCA TCCCACTGTTTCTAAACCAAAAAAGAAGAGTCTCCGTGCTCTGATAGAAGCTGCAAAGTCCAACCAAGTTCCTAAGGGATCACTGGAAGGAACCAGATCTGCCTCAGGAGATCTGCCCTCAGGTTCAGCTCCATTTTATCAGATCCTC AGGTTCAGaaccacaacacagacagagaccaACATTATTCCAGACAACACCAGGTCTGCCCCTCCGTCCACAGGCACTAAGCCCAAAGACGCCCCTAAAAAGGAGTCAAGGAGGGCTGCACCATCTCTTTCCACAATAAATGAAGGTAGCGCAAGACCCCATGCACAAGAGAACCTCTGGGTGGACAGCAAGGAGGAAGTTGAGGATTTATCTGTGAATAAGATCTTCTCAAAACCTGGAAGTGGTCTCCAGAGCAGGATTACCCTCCAGAATGTTAAAGCCACGTTAGGCAGAGCTAAAACCACAAGTCAGTCCAGCGGGGCAAGTATACTGAGCCAGGTTGAGACCGCTAAAAACCTACGCAGCAAAACCAGAATTGATACTAGTCACAGTCCAGTAGCAGTTCCAGCAGAGAACCAAAAAGATGTTGTTAGCTGCTTGATAACAACAAAATCTCTGTCAGACCAGCTAAAGCCTAAACAAGTGTCCTTAATCCCTCTGAAACACAATGGTTCCTCTCAGACCAAACCAACCCTCCCTGCAGctcccctcctctctggctCGTCTCAGGTGAGCCAAGctacaccacctccaccaccagtCAGCATTAAAGAGGGGCTGAACGTAGGCCACCGCATGACGGGACTCGGCTCACTATCACCATCACCCATCACCCAGCTTTCCAGTCCTCATCTTTTCCCTTTTGCTGCACAAACTCTGCCGGCGAGGGTGGAGACACTGAGAGCTGATGATGGGTCGAAGCTCGactgcaggaaacaaaacatgGCTCACAATCAAACCGA AGGGTCTGTGACACAGAGGAGTCTTGGACAGGTGAAACTGAAGGAGTTACCTGAATGGCTGGCCTGCAGAACCCCCACCCGTCCAAGAGACGTGGTGGAAATGGTGCAAAGAG GCTGGCAGTGGTATTACAGGAGATATATTGACGTGAGGAAAGGTGGTGTGGGCGGACTGGGCATGCTGTTGGCGGGTTACTGTGTGCTCAGCTACATCTGGAGTTACCCTCATATAA agCGGGATCGTTGGAGGAAGTACCACTAA